One window from the genome of Antechinus flavipes isolate AdamAnt ecotype Samford, QLD, Australia chromosome X, AdamAnt_v2, whole genome shotgun sequence encodes:
- the LOC127542805 gene encoding E3 ubiquitin-protein ligase DTX3L-like has product MSSYPALMATGSTVHSPKYRVLVRVSENCPRMERKLQKYFQNPWRSGGGKCKVKLGPTEGTFWVEFYKKQAKEGVIAKRDHSVVVNDTSHVDVFIESSENPEENTTLEISQPSPQTQSLPEEVPCEKHPEEGGAASSSNSFIQKVFLYVEAQLNFKLSTEQRERIINLCPNVKIEGGQDGIEKVIGDYQDIEKIYQFLNEKILGNDQKEDFSYSASAREIEHIMSDESDDPILDSSPTQTAEESDLITVPSHLYEYFKYFFAETLDRIESEHQVRINSTLVYPTGNVCLEFEPAKSGDRKGAQEAFTRAFQREMQNVSRQDVHFTDSKLAFDVQKTLTDMFQNLHVKAEGKVLMLWGNPQDILGAQHFIEANFSRTQPEEMMASQNMMRNGIEVDTAHWRLLCQELAEIEKTYDTAMELVNNPQTRKTFIVFKPKDKGLDLSAHAYEDFLDVFQMLSSQIVKEVVDLKSFDQERKFWPEKTFFEDFERKHPHVNLEWNGQELTLAGLPKYLAEAVKYIKRYFGIEDPAQQRGLGFSLGGSWNRFSKSPLDNIVDDFRMALPDIEGLPSYGVLGREEKEREEDEEEDEEEEEEEEEEEECVICMEVIHYKEVLPKCKHAFCGPCIREAMKHKPVCPVCQTSYGILKGNQPDGTMTTSYRTSSLPGYNSYGTIVIHYDMRGGIQTEEHPNPGKRYEGTRRVAYLPNNEEGRQVLHLLRRAFDQRLIFTVGQSRTSGVKDVITWNDIHHKTLQFGGPENFGYPDPSYLQRVKLELKAKGIE; this is encoded by the coding sequence ATGAGTTCCTACCCTGCTCTGATGGCCACTGGCAGCACTGTCCACAGCCCGAAGTACCGGGTTCTAGTCCGAGTGTCTGAGAACTGCCCTAGAATGGAGAGGAAACTGCAAAAGTATTTCCAGAACCCATGGAGATCCGGAGGAGGCAAGTGCAAAGTCAAACTTGGTCCTACAGAAGGCACTTTCTGGGTAGAGTTTTATAAAAAACAAGCCAAGGAAGGAGTGATAGCAAAAAGAGATCACTCTGTGGTTGTCAATGATACATCACACGTGGATGTCTTCATAGAATCAAGTGAAAACCCAGAAGAGAACACCACTTTGGAAATAAGCCAACCTTCCCCTCAGACTCAGTCACTCCCAGAGGAAGTTCCATGTGAGAAGCACCCAGAAGAAGGAGGTGCTGCGAGCTCCTCTAATTCCTTCATTCAAAAGGTATTTCTTTATGTGGAGGCCCAGCTGAACTTCAAGCTTTCTACAGAGCAAAGAGAGAGAATCATTAACCTCTGCCCAAATGTCAAAATAGAGGGAGGACAAGATGGAATTGAGAAAGTGATTGGTGACTACCAAGATATTGAAAAAATTTATCAATTCTTAAATGAGAAGATACTGGGAAATGACCAGAAAGAAGATTTTTCCTACTCGGCCTCAGCAAGAGAAATTGAGCACATTATGTCAGATGAGAGTGATGATCCTATCCTTGACTCAAGCCCCACACAGACAGCAGAAGAGTCAGACCTTATTACAGTTCCTTCGCATctgtatgaatattttaaatatttctttgccGAAACTCTAGACAGGATAGAAAGTGAGCATCAAGTACGTATCAACAGTACTTTGGTGTATCCCACAGGCAATGTGTGTTTAGAATTTGAACCAGCTAAGTCAGGGGACAGGAAGGGAGCTCAAGAAGCTTTTACCAGAGCATTTCAGAGGGAAATGCAGAATGTGTCCCGTCAGGATGTTCATTTCACAGATAGTAAGCTAGCATTTGATGTCCAAAAAACACTGACTGACATGTTTCAAAATCTCCACGTTAAAGCTGAAGGAAAAGTCTTGATGCTCTGGGGAAATCCACAAGATATTTTAGGAGCTCAACATTTCATTGAAGCAAACTTCTCCCGCACACAACCTGAGGAAATGATGGCTTCCCAAAACATGATGAGGAATGGAATTGAGGTTGATACGGCTCACTGGCGTCTTCTGTGTCAAGAACTTGCAGAAATAGAGAAAACATATGATACTGCAATGGAATTGGTGAACAATCCCCAAACTCGGAAAACCTTCATTGTATTTAAACCAAAAGACAAAGGCTTAGACCTCTCTGCACATGCCTATGAAGATTTCCTTGATGTCTTTCAGATGCTTTCATCTCAGATTGTCAAAGAGGTAGTGGACCTGAAATCATTCGaccaagagagaaaattttggccTGAAAAGACATTCTTTGAAGACTTTGAAAGAAAGCACCCCCATGTAAACTTGGAGTGGAATGGACAAGAACTGACATTGGCTGGCTTGCCCAAGTACCTTGCAGAAGCagtgaaatatattaaaagatattttgGTATTGAAGATCCTGCCCAGCAGAGAGGGCTAGGTTTTTCCCTTGGAGGGAGTTGGAATAGATTCTCCAAGTCCCCCTTGGACAACATTGTTGATGATTTCAGAATGGCTTTACCTGACATTGAGGGATTGCCTAGCTATGGGGTcttagggagagaggagaaggagagagaagaggatgaggaagaagatgaagaagaggaggaggaagaagaggaggaggaggaatgtgTCATCTGTATGGAAGTCATTCATTACAAAGAAGTCCTCCCAAAGTGCAAGCATGCGTTCTGTGGCCCTTGTATCCGAGAGGCTATGAAACATAAGCCAGTGTGCCCTGTATGCCAGACCTCCTATGGCATTCTGAAAGGAAATCAGCCAGATGGAACAATGACAACGTCCTACAGAACATCTTCACTTCCAGGTTACAATTCCTATGGCACTATCGTGATTCATTATGACATGCGGGGAGGCATCCAGACAGAAGAGCATCCCAACCCAGGAAAACGCTATGAAGGAACGAGACGGGTGGCATACTTGCCCAATAATGAAGAAGGACGGCAGGTTTTACATCTCCTCAGAAGAGCTTTTGACCAAAGGCTGATTTTCACAGTAGGACAGTCTCGCACATCAGGCGTCAAGGATGTGATCACCTGGAATGATATTCACCACAAAACTCTACAATTCGGCGGGCCGGAAAACTTTGGTTACCCCGATCCCAGCTATCTGCAACGAGTCAAACTGGAACTGAAGGCAAAAGGAATCGAGTAA